The following proteins come from a genomic window of Mycolicibacterium rufum:
- a CDS encoding IS3 family transposase (programmed frameshift): MPRPYPREFRDDVVRVARNRDDGVTIEQIASDFGVHPMTLQKWLRQANIEEGTKPGKSASESGELREARRRIKLLEQENEVLRRAAAYLSQANLPKRVYPLVKELAADGIPVAVTCRVLKLSRQPYYRWLADPITDAELVEAYRANALFDAHADDPEFGYRYLVEEARDAGEPMAERTAWRICSQNRLWSVFGKKRGKNGKVGPPVHDDLVERDFTADRPNQLWLSDITEHRTGEGKLYLCAIKDVFSNRIVGYSIDSRMKSQLAIRALHSAVARRGDVAGCILHSDRGSQFRSRKFVHALNHHEMVGSMGRVGAAGDNAAMESFFSLLQKNVLDRRRWDTREQLRIAIVTWIERTYHRRRRQSGLGRLTPIEFEAIMTTPASQAA; the protein is encoded by the exons GTGCCTAGGCCTTACCCCCGTGAGTTCCGCGACGATGTCGTGCGCGTGGCCCGCAACCGTGATGACGGTGTGACGATCGAGCAGATCGCGAGTGATTTCGGGGTGCACCCGATGACGCTGCAGAAATGGCTCCGTCAGGCCAACATCGAGGAGGGCACCAAGCCCGGCAAGAGCGCCAGCGAGTCCGGTGAGCTGCGCGAAGCGCGGCGGCGGATCAAGCTGCTCGAACAGGAGAACGAGGTGCTGCGCCGGGCTGCGGCGTATCTGTCGCAGGCCAATCTGCCG AAAAGGGTCTACCCGCTCGTGAAAGAGCTCGCCGCCGACGGGATCCCTGTCGCGGTGACGTGCCGGGTACTCAAGCTCTCCCGCCAGCCGTATTACCGCTGGCTGGCCGACCCCATCACCGATGCCGAACTCGTTGAGGCCTACCGCGCCAATGCGCTGTTCGACGCGCACGCAGACGATCCGGAGTTCGGCTACCGCTACCTCGTGGAGGAGGCGCGCGATGCCGGGGAGCCGATGGCCGAGCGCACCGCCTGGCGGATCTGTTCGCAGAACCGACTGTGGAGCGTGTTTGGTAAGAAGCGCGGCAAAAACGGCAAAGTCGGGCCGCCGGTGCACGACGATCTTGTCGAGCGTGACTTCACCGCTGACAGGCCAAATCAGTTGTGGCTCAGTGACATCACTGAGCACCGCACCGGTGAGGGCAAGCTCTACCTCTGTGCGATTAAGGACGTGTTCTCCAACCGGATCGTCGGCTACAGCATCGACTCCCGCATGAAGTCACAACTGGCCATCCGGGCACTACACAGCGCGGTAGCCCGACGCGGAGATGTCGCGGGGTGCATTCTGCACTCGGATCGCGGATCTCAGTTCCGGTCAAGGAAATTCGTACACGCCTTGAATCACCACGAGATGGTCGGCTCTATGGGCCGTGTCGGGGCCGCCGGTGACAACGCCGCCATGGAGAGCTTCTTTAGCCTGCTGCAGAAGAACGTGCTCGACCGCCGCCGCTGGGACACCCGAGAACAACTCCGCATCGCGATCGTCACCTGGATCGAGCGCACCTACCACCGGCGCCGCCGCCAGTCCGGCCTCGGGCGGTTGACCCCGATCGAATTCGAAGCAATCATGACCACACCGGCCAGTCAGGCCGCGTGA
- a CDS encoding nitroreductase family deazaflavin-dependent oxidoreductase yields the protein MRVPRQVANFNRRVTNPVARSLTPWLPGLGTLEHVGRRSGRRYRTPLLVFETRDGFAVLIGYGLETDWLKNVLAGGPAVLHKRGTAIRLSNPQVVSKEAAEHLVMPKSRPFYRLFPYNEAALILSRAESRRVDCRRPSNT from the coding sequence ATGCGCGTGCCGCGTCAGGTCGCGAACTTCAACCGACGGGTGACCAATCCCGTTGCCCGGTCACTGACACCGTGGCTTCCGGGGCTCGGCACGCTCGAGCATGTCGGCCGCCGATCGGGCAGGCGCTACCGAACACCCCTGCTGGTCTTCGAGACCCGGGACGGCTTTGCGGTCCTCATCGGCTACGGACTCGAGACGGATTGGCTGAAGAACGTCCTGGCGGGCGGACCCGCGGTGCTGCATAAGCGCGGCACGGCCATCAGGCTGTCGAATCCTCAAGTGGTCAGCAAGGAGGCGGCCGAGCACCTCGTCATGCCGAAGTCCAGGCCCTTCTATCGCCTGTTCCCCTACAACGAGGCGGCGCTGATCCTCTCGAGGGCGGAGAGCCGCAGGGTTGACTGTCGCCGGCCCAGCAACACGTAG
- a CDS encoding helix-turn-helix transcriptional regulator: MNTFAARLNRLFDTVYPPGRGPHTSAEVVAALKAEGLTMSAPYLSQLRSGTRTNPSGATMAALANFFRIKPAFFTDDSYYATLDQELTLLAGLRDDGVRRVAARAIGLSPQAQRDVVDTVDELRRRENLADDPSA; encoded by the coding sequence ATGAATACATTCGCGGCGCGCTTGAATCGACTGTTCGACACGGTGTATCCGCCAGGGCGCGGACCGCACACGTCGGCCGAAGTGGTGGCGGCGCTGAAGGCCGAGGGCTTGACGATGTCGGCGCCCTATCTGTCGCAGCTGAGATCGGGAACCCGGACGAATCCGTCCGGCGCGACCATGGCCGCGTTGGCCAACTTCTTCCGGATCAAGCCGGCCTTCTTCACCGACGACTCCTACTACGCCACGCTCGACCAGGAGTTGACCCTGCTGGCCGGCCTGCGCGACGACGGTGTGCGCCGTGTGGCGGCGCGGGCGATCGGACTGTCACCCCAGGCACAGCGCGATGTCGTGGACACAGTCGACGAGTTGCGGCGCCGGGAGAACCTCGCCGACGATCCGTCGGCTTGA
- a CDS encoding GIY-YIG nuclease family protein has protein sequence MAGRMSERRTADVVSRFLAAQRYTRDEVFSEADPVPAQAGAHGWWFREIPGGIDVSGCEQRDGWTLLYVGVSPGPPRADGKPQTPQDLRKRIRYHFGAGNAGADGSTLRKSLGVLLGGELGFALRRVGSGKRQTFAGGEAILTRWMAENAAVSWVLHPEPWHLEAKLLAALQLPFNIQDNERNAFAGELKKLRRDAGVKAGKMRVLAEWS, from the coding sequence ATGGCTGGCAGGATGTCCGAACGGCGCACCGCGGACGTTGTCTCGAGATTCCTTGCTGCGCAGCGCTACACGCGCGATGAGGTGTTCTCCGAGGCCGACCCGGTGCCGGCGCAGGCGGGTGCGCACGGGTGGTGGTTCCGGGAGATCCCCGGCGGCATCGACGTCTCCGGGTGTGAACAGCGTGACGGATGGACGCTGCTGTATGTCGGGGTGAGTCCCGGGCCGCCCCGGGCCGACGGGAAGCCTCAGACCCCACAGGACCTCCGCAAGCGCATCCGCTACCACTTCGGTGCGGGTAACGCCGGCGCGGACGGTTCGACGCTGCGCAAGTCGTTGGGCGTGCTGCTCGGCGGCGAGTTGGGTTTCGCGCTGCGCCGGGTCGGTTCCGGGAAGCGTCAGACCTTCGCCGGCGGTGAGGCGATCCTGACCCGGTGGATGGCCGAGAACGCGGCCGTGTCGTGGGTGCTGCATCCGGAGCCGTGGCACTTGGAAGCGAAGTTGCTGGCGGCACTGCAACTCCCGTTCAACATCCAGGACAACGAGCGCAACGCCTTCGCCGGGGAGTTGAAGAAGTTGCGCCGCGACGCCGGGGTGAAGGCGGGCAAGATGCGGGTGCTCGCCGAGTGGTCGTAG
- a CDS encoding MFS transporter has product MSLASNPGTSRRSRWPVVLCWLAVALDGYDLVVLGAVIPTLAKQEVLGFTNETLTLASTLGLAGVGVGAVAVGPLTDRFGRRRTLLTCIALFSVCTLLTGFAPTIFWFVVLRVLAGLGLGACLPTALAYMSEHAAQGRSGTAMTRLMTGYHVGAVVTALLGLLLISSIGWESMFVVGGLAGLAVLPLMWWKLPESQTFLAARESPSSDSVHRPRDVVRGRYLAISIGLWTASFMGLLLVYGLNTWLPSIMGAAGYSIQSGIGLLLTLNVGAVIGLLIAGQISDRKGNKPTVLLWFGVAAVALTLLSIKIGNTVIVYGAVLLAGIFVFSAQVLVYSFVSDLYPPEIRGTALGMAAGVGRVGAIVGPFLGGAMVSLGIAYPWGFYAFALAAVLAIGALATVPARVDRTAAMAPS; this is encoded by the coding sequence ATGTCCCTCGCATCGAACCCCGGAACGTCGCGACGTTCGCGGTGGCCCGTCGTGCTCTGTTGGCTCGCGGTCGCCCTGGACGGGTACGACCTCGTCGTCCTCGGCGCCGTCATCCCGACTCTTGCCAAACAGGAGGTCCTCGGCTTCACGAACGAGACCCTGACCCTCGCCTCGACCCTCGGGTTGGCCGGTGTCGGGGTGGGTGCGGTGGCCGTCGGCCCGCTCACCGACCGGTTCGGCCGCCGCCGGACGCTGCTGACCTGCATCGCGCTGTTCTCGGTGTGCACCCTGCTGACCGGCTTCGCGCCGACGATCTTCTGGTTCGTCGTCTTGCGGGTGCTGGCGGGACTCGGCCTCGGCGCCTGCCTGCCGACCGCGCTGGCCTACATGAGCGAGCACGCCGCCCAGGGGAGATCGGGCACGGCGATGACCCGGTTGATGACCGGCTATCACGTCGGCGCGGTCGTCACCGCGCTGCTGGGCCTGCTCCTGATCTCGTCGATCGGCTGGGAGTCGATGTTCGTCGTCGGCGGCCTCGCCGGCCTGGCCGTGCTGCCCCTGATGTGGTGGAAGCTGCCGGAGTCGCAGACGTTCCTGGCCGCCCGCGAGAGTCCGTCGTCCGACAGCGTCCACCGGCCGCGTGATGTCGTGCGCGGACGCTATCTGGCCATCAGCATCGGGCTGTGGACGGCGTCGTTCATGGGGCTGCTTCTGGTGTACGGCCTCAACACCTGGCTGCCGTCGATCATGGGGGCGGCGGGCTACTCCATCCAGAGCGGCATCGGCCTGCTGCTGACCCTCAACGTCGGCGCGGTGATCGGTCTGCTGATCGCCGGCCAGATCTCCGACCGCAAGGGCAACAAGCCCACCGTTCTGCTGTGGTTCGGCGTCGCCGCGGTTGCCCTCACGCTGCTGTCGATCAAGATCGGCAACACGGTCATCGTCTATGGGGCGGTGCTGCTGGCCGGCATCTTCGTGTTCAGCGCCCAGGTGCTGGTGTACTCGTTCGTCAGCGACCTCTACCCTCCCGAAATCCGCGGCACCGCATTGGGAATGGCGGCCGGCGTCGGTCGCGTCGGCGCCATCGTCGGGCCGTTCCTCGGTGGGGCGATGGTGAGCCTGGGCATCGCCTACCCGTGGGGTTTCTACGCGTTCGCGCTGGCCGCCGTGCTGGCCATCGGTGCGCTGGCCACCGTGCCCGCACGGGTCGATCGGACCGCCGCGATGGCACCATCGTGA
- a CDS encoding IclR family transcriptional regulator, which yields MADRRAPQPAVTVAGRALSLLGAFDDDHRRLTLTELAERAGLPRPTAHRLIAELVSWGALARDADGHYVIGRRLWDVGMLAPVQRGLHDVASPYLHDLYAATHATVHLAVRDDVTALYVDRLMGHASVPVVSSIGSRLPLHATGVGKVLLAHAPQSVVTRVLADLTPVTPYTVTQPGRLSRQLARVREHGYAVTREEMSLGACSLAVPIVADGSVVAALGIVVPSLESHLTRLTAALRVAAGGIGRSLEHERRMASVQ from the coding sequence ATGGCCGACCGTCGCGCACCACAACCCGCCGTCACGGTCGCCGGCCGCGCGTTGTCTCTGCTCGGTGCCTTCGACGACGACCACCGGCGGCTGACGCTGACCGAGCTGGCGGAGCGTGCGGGTCTGCCGCGCCCCACCGCGCACCGGCTGATCGCCGAACTGGTGTCCTGGGGCGCGCTGGCCCGAGATGCCGACGGCCACTACGTCATCGGTCGCCGGCTCTGGGATGTCGGGATGCTGGCACCGGTGCAGCGCGGACTGCACGACGTCGCCTCGCCGTACCTGCACGACCTCTACGCCGCGACGCACGCGACCGTGCACCTCGCCGTCCGCGACGACGTGACCGCGCTCTACGTCGACCGGCTGATGGGCCACGCCTCCGTGCCTGTCGTCAGCTCGATCGGATCCCGACTTCCGTTGCACGCCACGGGCGTCGGCAAGGTACTCCTCGCGCATGCGCCCCAGTCGGTCGTCACCCGGGTGCTGGCCGACCTGACGCCGGTCACGCCGTACACCGTCACGCAACCCGGACGGCTGAGCCGTCAACTGGCCCGGGTCCGCGAGCACGGGTACGCCGTCACCCGCGAGGAGATGAGCCTGGGCGCCTGCTCGCTGGCCGTCCCGATCGTCGCCGACGGGTCGGTGGTCGCCGCGCTCGGCATCGTGGTTCCGAGCCTCGAGTCCCACCTGACGCGGTTGACCGCCGCGCTGCGGGTCGCGGCCGGGGGCATCGGCCGCTCGCTCGAGCACGAGCGGCGCATGGCTTCCGTTCAATGA
- a CDS encoding 4-hydroxybenzoate 3-monooxygenase, producing the protein MTSSSPTVTRTQVAVVGAGPAGLLLTHLLHRAGIDSVAIDLRRRAEIEETHRAGILEEGSVRLLVDSGASERVLTEGVRHDGIDLGFGGALHRIDFAGGCGSSTRLYPQTEIFIDLADVRARDGGDVRFGVTDVAVGELTGHPVMSFADADGTRHEVRADILVGADGSRSVCRRAVPEGERRQYFREYPFAWFGILCEAPPSAEELIYNHSEQGFALISQRTPQLQRMYFQCAPDEDPDAWSDDRIWTELQNRLQANGHTLKEGPIVDKSVLPFRSFVQEPLRYGAMALAGDAAHTVPPTGAKGLNLALADVRVLAEAIETALGTGDLDALDRYSERALARVWKAQYFSYWMTTLLHRLPDAEPFDVRRQVGELSALVESAAGASYLAQGYCGWPAESSGRR; encoded by the coding sequence ATGACCTCCTCGTCGCCGACCGTGACCCGCACCCAGGTGGCCGTCGTCGGCGCCGGTCCCGCGGGCCTTCTGCTGACGCACCTGCTGCATCGTGCCGGCATCGACAGCGTCGCGATCGACCTGCGCCGGCGCGCGGAGATCGAGGAGACCCACCGGGCCGGCATCCTCGAGGAGGGCAGCGTCCGGCTTCTGGTCGACAGCGGCGCCTCGGAGCGGGTGCTGACCGAGGGCGTCCGGCACGACGGCATCGACCTGGGCTTCGGCGGCGCGCTGCACCGGATCGACTTCGCCGGCGGATGCGGGTCCTCGACGCGGCTCTATCCCCAGACCGAGATCTTCATCGACCTCGCCGACGTCCGCGCGCGCGACGGGGGCGACGTCCGGTTCGGCGTCACCGACGTGGCGGTGGGGGAGCTGACCGGGCACCCCGTGATGTCCTTCGCCGACGCCGACGGCACCCGGCACGAGGTCCGCGCCGACATTCTGGTCGGTGCCGACGGATCGCGCAGCGTGTGCCGTCGCGCGGTGCCCGAGGGGGAGCGCCGTCAGTATTTCCGCGAGTACCCGTTCGCCTGGTTCGGCATTCTCTGCGAGGCGCCGCCGAGCGCGGAGGAACTCATCTACAACCATTCCGAGCAGGGCTTCGCCTTGATCAGCCAGCGCACCCCGCAGCTGCAGCGCATGTACTTCCAGTGCGCCCCCGACGAAGACCCCGATGCCTGGAGCGACGACCGGATCTGGACCGAACTGCAGAACCGGCTGCAGGCCAACGGGCACACCCTGAAAGAGGGACCCATCGTCGACAAGTCGGTGCTGCCGTTCCGCAGCTTCGTCCAGGAACCCTTGCGCTACGGCGCGATGGCGCTCGCCGGCGATGCCGCGCACACCGTCCCGCCCACGGGCGCCAAGGGACTCAACCTCGCGCTGGCCGATGTCCGGGTGCTCGCCGAGGCGATCGAGACCGCGCTGGGCACCGGCGACCTCGACGCACTGGACAGGTATTCGGAGCGGGCGCTGGCCCGGGTGTGGAAGGCCCAGTACTTCTCGTACTGGATGACGACCCTGCTGCACCGGCTGCCCGACGCCGAACCGTTCGATGTGCGCCGCCAGGTCGGCGAGTTGTCGGCGCTGGTGGAGTCCGCCGCCGGAGCGAGCTATCTCGCGCAGGGCTACTGCGGGTGGCCCGCGGAATCCTCCGGCCGCCGCTGA